A window from Kovacikia minuta CCNUW1 encodes these proteins:
- a CDS encoding three-Cys-motif partner protein TcmP, with protein MSRLGHEGEDIIGRWSEGKLDLLAKYLKAYSVIMNEQKKNWLRAYYYIDAFAGSVRPRAKEDEQRYIHGSPLRALQTEPRFDGYWFIDVSPRRIERMQRLREAFPDCAIDVRQGNCNEVLCNEVVPQLPYSSKQRAFVFLDPYGLQVDWETVRELASTKTFDIFVNFSIMGVTRLLPRDQNPEPEVVEQISKVMGSTAWITQIYQEPQTTQLPLFGDPEEPTPSRDAIQAEWLASLYTKQLEDLFPQVSRPVLMRNSTNSVLYALCLASHNRTAIKITNDIFNRYEQLKDPKR; from the coding sequence ATGAGTCGGCTTGGTCATGAAGGTGAAGATATTATTGGGCGGTGGTCGGAGGGAAAGTTAGATTTACTGGCAAAATACCTCAAAGCTTACTCTGTCATCATGAATGAACAGAAGAAAAATTGGTTGCGAGCTTACTACTATATTGATGCTTTTGCAGGCTCCGTCAGACCAAGAGCCAAAGAGGATGAGCAACGCTACATTCACGGCTCTCCTTTACGTGCCTTGCAAACAGAGCCTCGATTTGATGGGTACTGGTTTATAGACGTTTCCCCTCGGCGCATAGAACGTATGCAACGACTGCGCGAAGCGTTTCCCGATTGTGCGATTGATGTTCGCCAAGGTAACTGCAATGAAGTTTTGTGTAACGAGGTCGTTCCACAACTTCCCTACTCATCGAAGCAACGAGCATTTGTTTTCCTAGATCCCTATGGTTTGCAAGTGGATTGGGAAACAGTGAGGGAACTAGCAAGTACTAAAACTTTTGATATTTTTGTAAATTTCTCGATTATGGGTGTTACCCGTCTTCTCCCCAGAGATCAAAACCCAGAACCAGAAGTAGTAGAGCAAATCAGTAAGGTTATGGGTAGTACAGCTTGGATTACTCAAATATACCAGGAGCCTCAAACTACACAATTACCTTTGTTTGGAGATCCAGAGGAACCCACACCAAGTCGTGACGCAATTCAGGCTGAGTGGTTGGCAAGTTTATACACAAAACAATTAGAAGATCTTTTCCCACAGGTTAGTAGACCTGTCCTCATGCGAAACTCAACAAACTCAGTATTGTATGCATTATGTTTAGCAAGTCATAATCGAACAGCTATCAAAATCACTAACGACATTTTTAATCGATACGAACAATTGAAAGACCCAAAAAGATAA
- a CDS encoding Uma2 family endonuclease produces the protein MPSFADLPAPGTKLPDHTQLPESDGTFVKNFQEHPQRILLTDSIAPILQLLHPDGQYCIGQDSGIYWRITEPPERGAEAPDWFYVPNVPPTLNGEMRRSYVLWQEYIALLIVLEFVSGDGFEERDKTPWTGKFWVYEQVIRPTFYGIYEVTQANVEVYHLLEGRYQPLPANERGHYPIAPMGVALGIWEGQYQNVTLPWLRWWDLQGNLLQTGEEKANQAQARIEAVEVQLEQERQRAEKLAALLRAQGIEPDA, from the coding sequence ATGCCCTCCTTCGCTGACCTGCCCGCTCCCGGTACAAAACTGCCTGACCACACCCAACTCCCAGAGTCAGATGGAACCTTCGTGAAGAATTTTCAGGAGCATCCCCAAAGGATTTTGCTGACCGATTCGATTGCCCCCATCCTTCAGCTACTCCATCCGGACGGACAATATTGTATTGGTCAGGACAGTGGCATTTATTGGCGGATCACAGAGCCACCTGAACGGGGGGCAGAAGCACCGGATTGGTTCTATGTCCCGAACGTCCCCCCTACACTGAACGGGGAAATGCGCCGTTCCTATGTTCTCTGGCAGGAGTATATTGCTCTCCTGATTGTGCTGGAATTCGTCTCAGGAGACGGCTTTGAAGAGCGAGATAAAACTCCCTGGACAGGAAAATTTTGGGTTTACGAACAGGTTATTCGCCCGACTTTCTATGGCATTTATGAAGTGACCCAAGCCAATGTCGAAGTATATCACCTGCTGGAAGGACGCTATCAGCCATTACCTGCGAATGAACGAGGGCACTATCCGATCGCCCCAATGGGTGTCGCGCTGGGAATCTGGGAGGGACAGTATCAAAATGTCACCTTGCCCTGGTTACGCTGGTGGGATTTACAGGGAAACCTTTTGCAAACTGGTGAAGAAAAAGCCAATCAAGCACAAGCGAGAATTGAAGCAGTAGAGGTGCAATTGGAGCAGGAACGCCAGCGGGCAGAAAAGCTAGCAGCACTGCTGAGGGCGCAGGGGATCGAACCAGACGCATAA
- the menD gene encoding 2-succinyl-5-enolpyruvyl-6-hydroxy-3-cyclohexene-1-carboxylic-acid synthase yields the protein MSIDFTNTNLVWTSILAETLQRLGLRTAIVCPGSRSAPLAVAFARHPKIEALPVLDERSAAFFALGIARQSHLPVVLVCTSGTAGANFYPAVIEARESRVPLLVLTADRPPELRDCNAGQAIDQHKLYGTFPNWQAELALPSLEPSLLAYLRQTTIYAWEQTLYPVPGPVHLNLPFRDPLAPLPQPEAQTLAETFDVGGFFAAIVPASSPSAIRYPLIRHQLSAIRCPPRHYRGGSGPTSKSGRLLSGDRPSFPIPWLPSSG from the coding sequence ATGTCCATTGATTTCACCAACACCAATCTCGTTTGGACTTCGATTCTGGCGGAAACACTCCAGCGATTAGGGCTAAGGACAGCGATCGTCTGCCCCGGATCGCGATCGGCTCCCCTGGCTGTTGCCTTCGCCAGACACCCCAAAATTGAAGCACTTCCAGTTTTAGATGAACGATCGGCTGCCTTCTTCGCGCTGGGAATTGCCCGTCAGAGCCATCTTCCCGTCGTCCTCGTTTGCACCTCTGGCACGGCAGGAGCAAATTTCTATCCCGCTGTAATTGAAGCGAGAGAGAGTCGAGTCCCGCTGCTAGTTCTAACCGCCGATCGGCCTCCCGAACTACGGGACTGCAACGCTGGACAGGCGATCGACCAACACAAGCTATACGGCACCTTTCCCAACTGGCAAGCCGAACTTGCATTGCCATCCCTGGAGCCATCCCTGCTTGCCTACCTGCGGCAAACCACCATTTATGCCTGGGAGCAAACCCTTTATCCCGTCCCTGGTCCTGTTCACCTCAACCTCCCCTTCCGCGATCCCCTTGCTCCTCTGCCCCAGCCCGAAGCTCAAACTCTGGCTGAAACATTCGATGTTGGGGGTTTCTTTGCTGCGATTGTCCCTGCTTCTAGTCCATCTGCTATCCGCTATCCACTCATCCGCCATCAACTATCCGCTATCCGCTGTCCCCCACGGCATTATCGTGGCGGGTCCGGCCCAACCAGCAAATCCGGACGTTTATTGTCGGGCGATCGCCCATCTTTCCCAATCCCTTGGCTACCCAGTTCTGGCTGA
- the menD gene encoding 2-succinyl-5-enolpyruvyl-6-hydroxy-3-cyclohexene-1-carboxylate synthase: MAGPAQPANPDVYCRAIAHLSQSLGYPVLAEGISPLRNYANLNPNLISTYDLILRNPSLAAKLIPDTVIRIGEMPTSKQLRLWLEKHQPRQWIVDPDGRNLDPLHGKTTHLRLTVEAFAEQFPSQESVSSPYLDFWAAAETQVRRSLDQTLGQMDGLFEGKAAWLLAKTLPPETPLFVSSSMPIRDVEFFWANGNSGIQPYFNRGANGIDGSLSTALGIAHRQQSSVMLTGDLALLHDTNGFLLRNHFVGHLTIVLINNDGGGIFEMLPIAQFNPPFETFFATPQAIDFAQLCATYNVEYELMTHWEQFTNRLNPLPESGIRVLEIRTDRKADALWRQTNLGKFAIDVSF; encoded by the coding sequence GTGGCGGGTCCGGCCCAACCAGCAAATCCGGACGTTTATTGTCGGGCGATCGCCCATCTTTCCCAATCCCTTGGCTACCCAGTTCTGGCTGAAGGGATTTCTCCTTTACGCAATTATGCCAACCTCAATCCCAATCTGATCTCAACCTATGACCTGATTCTGCGGAACCCATCCCTGGCAGCGAAACTCATTCCTGATACCGTCATCCGAATTGGTGAAATGCCCACCAGTAAACAATTACGCCTCTGGCTAGAGAAGCACCAACCGCGCCAATGGATTGTGGACCCCGATGGACGGAATCTGGACCCGCTCCATGGCAAAACAACCCACCTGCGGCTAACGGTTGAAGCCTTTGCCGAACAATTTCCTTCACAGGAGAGTGTATCAAGTCCCTATCTCGATTTTTGGGCTGCTGCCGAGACTCAAGTCAGACGATCGCTCGACCAAACCCTTGGGCAAATGGATGGATTGTTTGAAGGCAAAGCGGCCTGGTTGCTGGCAAAGACGCTTCCACCTGAAACGCCTCTATTCGTTAGCAGTAGTATGCCCATCCGGGATGTGGAATTTTTTTGGGCAAACGGAAATTCTGGAATCCAACCCTACTTCAATCGGGGTGCAAATGGGATTGACGGTAGTCTCTCCACAGCACTGGGAATTGCCCATCGGCAGCAAAGTAGCGTCATGCTCACCGGCGATCTGGCACTGTTACACGATACCAATGGCTTTTTGTTGAGAAATCACTTCGTCGGGCACCTGACCATTGTGCTGATTAATAATGACGGAGGTGGAATTTTTGAAATGTTGCCGATCGCCCAATTTAACCCTCCCTTTGAAACCTTCTTTGCCACCCCCCAGGCGATCGACTTTGCCCAACTCTGTGCCACTTATAACGTAGAATACGAACTCATGACTCATTGGGAGCAATTCACAAATCGGCTCAATCCTCTCCCTGAAAGCGGAATTCGAGTTCTGGAAATTCGCACCGATCGCAAAGCTGATGCCCTTTGGCGACAAACTAATTTAGGGAAGTTCGCGATCGATGTGAGTTTCTGA
- the menB gene encoding 1,4-dihydroxy-2-naphthoyl-CoA synthase translates to MLDWQAVKNYEDILYHKADGIAKITINRPHKRNAFRPKTIFELYDAFSNAREDPRIGVVLFTGAGPHTDGKYAFCSGGDQSIRGHAGYIDEEGTPRLNVLDLQRLIRSMPKVVIALVAGYAIGGGHVLHILCDLTIAADNAIFGQSGPKVGSFDGGFGASYLARIVGQKKAREIWYLCRQYTAAQALEMGLVNCVVPVEQLEAEGIQWAQEILQKSPIAIRCLKAAFNADCDGQAGLQELAGNATMLYYMTEEGAEGKQAFLEKRPPNFRQYPWLP, encoded by the coding sequence ATGCTCGACTGGCAAGCTGTCAAGAACTACGAAGATATTCTCTACCACAAAGCAGATGGGATCGCCAAAATCACCATCAACCGTCCCCACAAACGAAATGCCTTTCGTCCAAAAACGATTTTTGAACTCTACGACGCCTTTTCCAATGCGCGGGAAGATCCCCGAATTGGGGTGGTGTTGTTTACCGGAGCGGGGCCACACACAGATGGCAAATATGCGTTCTGCTCCGGTGGGGATCAGAGCATCCGGGGGCATGCCGGATATATTGATGAGGAAGGGACACCCCGACTGAATGTGCTGGACTTACAACGACTGATCCGCTCCATGCCCAAGGTGGTGATTGCGTTGGTAGCGGGCTATGCGATCGGCGGTGGACACGTCCTCCACATCCTCTGTGACCTGACGATCGCCGCCGACAACGCCATTTTTGGGCAGTCAGGTCCCAAGGTCGGCAGTTTTGATGGGGGATTTGGTGCCAGTTACCTGGCCCGCATCGTTGGGCAAAAGAAGGCGCGGGAGATCTGGTATCTTTGCCGCCAGTACACCGCTGCCCAGGCATTAGAGATGGGTTTGGTGAATTGTGTCGTTCCGGTTGAACAACTGGAGGCAGAAGGAATTCAGTGGGCGCAGGAAATTTTGCAAAAAAGCCCGATCGCGATTCGCTGCCTCAAAGCTGCCTTCAACGCCGATTGTGATGGTCAGGCAGGTTTGCAGGAACTTGCCGGAAATGCAACAATGCTGTACTACATGACGGAAGAAGGCGCAGAAGGTAAACAAGCCTTCTTGGAAAAGCGTCCACCCAATTTTCGCCAGTATCCCTGGCTGCCATAA
- a CDS encoding transposase → MKGRKRHIVVDVLGLVLGCYVTAANTADVKAAPAVLVWVLEMYERIAKVLADKGYRGALATLIEQAFENRQVKLEISQRPDETKGFQLEPKRWIVERTWTWLENARSLTRDYERLPENHEGMIYVVMIRLMLRRLTKNRRTWQSKAV, encoded by the coding sequence ATAAAAGGACGGAAGCGTCATATTGTAGTCGATGTGCTGGGATTAGTTTTAGGGTGTTATGTCACAGCTGCCAATACGGCTGATGTAAAAGCCGCTCCAGCGGTTCTGGTCTGGGTCTTAGAAATGTATGAACGGATTGCTAAAGTCTTGGCAGACAAAGGCTATCGAGGCGCATTGGCAACCTTGATTGAGCAAGCGTTTGAAAATCGTCAAGTGAAGCTAGAAATTAGTCAACGTCCAGACGAGACAAAAGGATTTCAGCTTGAACCGAAACGATGGATTGTTGAGCGGACTTGGACTTGGCTTGAGAATGCTCGCAGTTTGACTCGTGACTATGAACGCTTGCCTGAAAATCATGAAGGGATGATCTATGTCGTCATGATTCGGTTAATGCTCCGACGATTAACCAAGAATCGTCGAACGTGGCAATCAAAAGCTGTTTAA
- a CDS encoding IS5 family transposase, protein MSERFYDSDLTDEEWQRIEPLLPLAKSLGKHREVSLRDILNAIFYRADNGIKWRNLPCDFPVWQTVYGYYRLWVRLGIWEQINIALVQQVRISEGRAAQPSLAIIDSQSVKLGQKGGMNTELMATSR, encoded by the coding sequence ATGAGCGAACGCTTCTACGATAGCGACCTGACGGATGAGGAATGGCAACGGATTGAACCGTTGTTGCCGCTTGCCAAGTCGCTGGGTAAACACCGAGAAGTCAGCTTACGGGACATCTTAAATGCAATTTTCTACCGTGCTGACAATGGGATTAAATGGCGCAATCTACCTTGCGACTTTCCAGTCTGGCAAACGGTCTACGGCTATTACCGCTTATGGGTCAGATTGGGCATTTGGGAACAGATTAATATTGCCCTGGTACAGCAAGTGCGAATCAGTGAAGGACGAGCGGCTCAACCCAGTTTAGCCATCATTGACAGCCAGTCCGTCAAACTGGGGCAAAAAGGGGGGATGAACACGGAGTTGATGGCAACAAGCAGATAA
- the mltA gene encoding murein transglycosylase A: MKRFVAVEKPPLISCLVGLLVLTGIGIPAISQSQSGTSVVQPKPAKPRQPLVPVPSLAYEGVDEQLWGSSGGGGDRKALLAAINRSLRYLQTDAAIAAYRRYPIPGITRSRVQRSLTRFRQLVLTVPSAAALQAAVQREFVFYQSTGKDGQGTVAFTGYFEPIHTASRVPTGEFRYPIYRLPPNFGSWKQPHPTRLQLEGEDGLQFSQGKLRGLELAWLRDRLEAYLIQVQGSARLQLTDGTTMSIGYAGHTHYPYTSIGKELVQAGKIRQEDLTLPALIQYFAINPADLDVYLPRNQRFVFFAATGGGAATGSLGVPVTPERSIATDKSIFPPGALALIQTPIPYPNAAGQLEQRFATRYVLDQDTGGAIKGAGRVDIFMGTGKQAGDRAGLINAPGKLYYLLLK, encoded by the coding sequence ATGAAGAGATTTGTAGCTGTTGAAAAGCCCCCATTGATTTCCTGTCTAGTAGGGCTGCTGGTGTTAACCGGAATTGGGATACCTGCAATTTCGCAAAGTCAGTCGGGCACCAGTGTTGTTCAACCAAAGCCAGCCAAGCCTCGGCAACCCCTGGTTCCAGTCCCATCTCTGGCGTATGAAGGGGTGGATGAGCAGCTCTGGGGAAGTTCTGGGGGTGGGGGCGATCGCAAAGCCCTGTTAGCTGCCATCAATCGCAGTCTGCGCTATTTACAAACCGACGCAGCGATCGCTGCGTACCGAAGATACCCCATTCCAGGCATCACCCGCAGCCGGGTACAACGAAGCCTGACCCGGTTTCGCCAACTTGTCCTCACAGTTCCTTCGGCAGCGGCATTGCAAGCTGCGGTTCAGCGAGAATTCGTGTTTTACCAATCTACAGGTAAGGACGGTCAGGGAACCGTTGCCTTCACGGGTTACTTCGAGCCAATTCATACAGCCAGTCGGGTTCCCACAGGGGAATTTCGCTACCCGATTTATCGGTTGCCCCCCAACTTTGGTAGTTGGAAGCAACCCCATCCAACCCGTCTGCAATTGGAGGGAGAGGATGGGCTTCAGTTCTCCCAGGGTAAGCTTCGAGGGTTGGAACTGGCATGGCTGCGCGATCGACTGGAAGCCTACCTGATTCAAGTCCAGGGGTCTGCCCGCCTGCAACTGACGGATGGCACAACAATGAGCATCGGCTATGCAGGGCACACCCACTACCCCTACACCAGCATTGGCAAAGAACTGGTGCAGGCGGGCAAGATCAGGCAGGAAGATCTGACGCTGCCTGCGTTAATCCAATACTTCGCCATAAATCCAGCCGATTTAGATGTGTACCTGCCCCGCAACCAGCGATTTGTGTTTTTTGCCGCAACGGGTGGGGGAGCCGCAACCGGAAGTCTGGGAGTCCCCGTCACCCCGGAGCGGTCGATCGCCACGGATAAATCCATTTTTCCCCCCGGTGCCTTGGCACTGATTCAAACCCCAATTCCCTACCCTAACGCCGCTGGGCAGCTAGAGCAACGCTTCGCTACCCGCTATGTGCTCGATCAGGATACGGGAGGAGCGATTAAGGGAGCCGGACGGGTTGATATTTTTATGGGAACTGGAAAGCAGGCAGGCGATCGGGCAGGTTTGATTAATGCGCCGGGAAAACTCTACTACCTGCTGTTGAAGTGA
- a CDS encoding DUF4114 domain-containing protein: MNLSRCFLATTAATAVVSVFSLPAQAAVLSFGTNGITVDQATTVRFTFTGSNHFYESVLSVFVTNSSGTYVDKTSQSNLFSELSGPIAPGTVRFFTFRPDFVYTLGLTNYNPNTNALGLAPNVFSTTASNNSTNIVGPGNASQNYGQQRALFGYTGTNPEGNRFPNPGLFVSADPTNGPVRISFEDGGFNGTTSGSITAPNDGDFNDFIFTAEVVPIPIPPPLAGLLVFGTLSFLRRRQTASSETSTLNDG, translated from the coding sequence ATGAATCTATCACGATGCTTTCTCGCAACAACAGCAGCAACCGCAGTTGTCAGCGTATTCTCTCTCCCCGCTCAGGCAGCCGTCCTGTCGTTCGGTACAAATGGTATTACAGTTGACCAGGCTACAACCGTCAGATTCACCTTCACCGGTTCCAATCACTTCTATGAGTCTGTCCTCAGTGTATTTGTAACTAACTCATCTGGCACCTATGTCGATAAAACCAGCCAATCGAATCTCTTTAGCGAATTAAGCGGTCCGATCGCTCCCGGAACAGTCAGATTCTTCACCTTTAGACCTGACTTTGTGTACACTTTGGGGTTGACCAATTACAATCCCAATACTAATGCGCTGGGTCTGGCACCCAACGTCTTCTCAACAACCGCATCCAACAATTCAACAAATATTGTGGGACCTGGAAACGCTAGCCAAAACTACGGACAGCAAAGGGCTTTATTCGGATATACAGGAACCAATCCTGAAGGCAACCGATTTCCTAATCCTGGACTTTTTGTTTCTGCTGATCCAACCAATGGGCCGGTCAGAATTTCTTTTGAAGATGGAGGCTTTAACGGTACTACAAGCGGCTCAATCACTGCGCCTAACGATGGGGACTTTAACGATTTCATCTTTACGGCTGAAGTTGTGCCGATCCCAATTCCGCCACCTCTAGCGGGTTTGCTGGTGTTTGGCACCCTATCCTTCTTGCGGCGGCGGCAAACAGCCTCCTCCGAAACCTCAACCCTGAACGATGGTTAA
- a CDS encoding 50S ribosomal protein L11 methyltransferase — protein MTWMELSLHAKHEAVDWIYTLLVEPDDASDLHLTKYTAPDPPPRLEPDQNSEDWAFTLYLYLPNDGRMWERLEKIKQLLSSLSRTGLTTDFEAAIVEEKPAFKADVASLMHRIGHRFVVLSPDTPVQSNANEITIKLGTTRSFGSGLHPATILSLQLLERYVVPGMQVLDLGSGSGILSVAIAKLGAQVLAVDNDSVAVQATQDAVRQNHVEPQVTVMQGSLGKGTELGHWMGGNLPEPVSSIDPTARFDLIVANILARVHTTLAPDFYRSLRQTDAHSGLLIASGFTTEYAESVTSAMKEVGFEAIDQNHLGRMGSDRFYATGGKERMKDEG, from the coding sequence ATGACCTGGATGGAGCTAAGCCTGCACGCAAAACATGAAGCTGTCGATTGGATCTATACCCTGCTAGTCGAACCGGACGATGCCAGCGATCTTCATCTCACAAAATATACTGCCCCAGACCCGCCCCCCCGACTCGAACCCGACCAGAATTCGGAAGACTGGGCATTTACCCTGTATCTTTATCTTCCTAATGATGGTCGGATGTGGGAACGGCTCGAAAAAATCAAGCAATTGCTTTCGTCCTTAAGTCGAACGGGGCTGACAACTGACTTTGAAGCGGCGATCGTGGAAGAAAAACCAGCATTCAAAGCAGACGTGGCTTCCCTGATGCATCGAATTGGGCATCGGTTTGTTGTCCTAAGCCCTGATACCCCCGTCCAATCGAACGCAAATGAGATAACGATCAAGCTGGGAACAACTCGTTCCTTTGGCAGTGGCTTGCATCCTGCTACAATTCTTAGCCTGCAACTGCTAGAGCGATACGTGGTTCCCGGTATGCAAGTCCTTGATCTGGGATCGGGTTCTGGGATTCTGAGTGTCGCGATCGCAAAACTGGGCGCACAGGTTCTCGCCGTGGATAACGATAGTGTTGCGGTACAGGCAACCCAGGACGCTGTTCGGCAGAATCACGTAGAACCGCAGGTGACCGTCATGCAGGGCAGCCTGGGAAAAGGAACTGAACTGGGACACTGGATGGGTGGCAACCTCCCTGAGCCTGTGTCCAGCATCGACCCAACTGCCCGCTTTGACTTAATTGTTGCCAACATTCTAGCCAGGGTGCATACGACCCTGGCACCGGACTTCTACCGATCGCTACGACAAACCGATGCCCACAGCGGACTCCTGATTGCATCCGGTTTTACCACTGAATATGCCGAAAGTGTGACCAGCGCAATGAAAGAAGTAGGATTTGAAGCGATCGACCAGAACCATCTGGGGCGAATGGGTAGCGATCGTTTTTACGCAACAGGGGGGAAGGAAAGGATGAAGGATGAAGGGTGA
- a CDS encoding energy-coupling factor transporter transmembrane component T family protein, protein MDLLRSLPLGLYLEQPITWMHRLDPRIKLVWLMTFLAAPLLANPVWRIALVGLLIALTFTAMIPLRVWRQQMGWLLLLSVMVLGLTAIMPDGLKLTHQPRLPADELAFSQQPSQLPAAPQDSWNPFHLGQPATPPLPGEERNPSIQQPTDYNYILFTRGPIKVTRRSLDLAVRFSTLLFTLIYSTNLFLLTTAPEEITAAIENWMEPLRRFKVPVTEIALTLTLSLRFIPLVLEETQNLIRSVWTRAINWRKLGMRASIEVWLMVAERLLENLLLRAEQIASAMKVRGFTSPNQHRVEWYQFRFRKADWLALAALVGLWSARLIWGWEMN, encoded by the coding sequence ATGGATCTGCTGCGATCGCTCCCCTTAGGACTTTACCTGGAACAACCGATCACCTGGATGCATCGGCTTGACCCCAGGATCAAACTGGTGTGGTTGATGACGTTTCTGGCGGCTCCCCTGCTGGCAAATCCTGTTTGGCGGATTGCGCTGGTCGGGTTGTTAATTGCCCTGACCTTTACGGCAATGATCCCGCTGCGGGTGTGGCGGCAACAGATGGGCTGGTTGTTGCTTTTGAGTGTAATGGTATTGGGGCTAACTGCCATCATGCCCGATGGACTCAAACTTACCCACCAACCTCGCCTACCCGCAGATGAACTGGCGTTTTCTCAGCAACCCTCCCAGCTTCCTGCTGCTCCCCAAGATTCTTGGAATCCCTTTCATTTGGGACAACCCGCTACCCCCCCCCTTCCAGGAGAAGAACGCAACCCTTCCATTCAACAACCGACGGACTATAACTATATTCTGTTCACCAGAGGTCCGATTAAGGTAACCCGCCGCTCTCTGGATCTGGCGGTTCGCTTTAGCACGCTTCTGTTTACGCTAATTTACAGCACCAACCTGTTTCTGCTGACAACTGCGCCGGAAGAAATTACAGCGGCGATCGAAAATTGGATGGAACCTCTGCGCCGATTCAAAGTGCCTGTTACCGAAATTGCCTTGACCCTGACGCTTTCCCTCCGGTTTATTCCTCTGGTGCTGGAGGAAACCCAAAACCTGATTCGCTCCGTCTGGACGCGGGCAATTAACTGGAGGAAATTGGGTATGCGGGCCAGTATCGAAGTTTGGCTAATGGTGGCGGAACGGCTGCTGGAAAACTTGCTGCTCCGGGCAGAACAGATTGCCAGTGCGATGAAGGTAAGAGGCTTTACCAGTCCCAATCAACACCGGGTCGAGTGGTATCAGTTTCGCTTCCGAAAAGCGGACTGGCTAGCCCTCGCTGCACTGGTTGGACTGTGGAGTGCGCGTCTGATATGGGGCTGGGAGATGAATTAG
- the der gene encoding ribosome biogenesis GTPase Der, producing the protein MPLPTVAIIGRPNVGKSTVVNRLAGVQDAIVYDQPGVTRDRTYKRAFWGDREFQVVDTGGLVFDDDTEFLPLIREQAMAALAESIAAVFVVDGQIGLTSADEEIATWLRQQPVPVLLAVNKCESVEQGVTQAAEFWQLGLGEPYPISGIHGNGTGELLDQLITYLPPAEEISETEEIRVAIAGRPNVGKSSLLNAFVGETRSIVSPISGTTRDAIDMLVERDGQTYRLVDTAGIRKKKNVEYGPEFFGINRAFKAIDRSDVVLLVIDALDGVTEQDQKLAGRIADEGRGCVIVVNKWDAVEKDSYTIYDYEKIMRDRLHFFDWAEVIFISAKTGQRVEKILDLVNVAAEQHKRRVTTSVINEVLEDAARWHSPPTTRQGRQGKIYYGTQVSSRPPTIALFVNDPALFNDNYRRYVERQFRQSLGFAGTPIRLLWRGKKVRDMERGNVNRATRV; encoded by the coding sequence ATGCCTCTGCCTACTGTTGCTATTATTGGTCGCCCAAATGTGGGCAAATCTACGGTCGTCAATCGGTTGGCGGGTGTGCAGGATGCGATCGTTTACGATCAGCCAGGGGTAACCCGCGATCGCACCTACAAACGGGCTTTTTGGGGCGATCGGGAATTTCAGGTGGTGGATACGGGGGGATTGGTGTTTGACGATGACACCGAGTTCCTGCCACTCATCCGGGAGCAGGCAATGGCGGCTCTGGCGGAGTCGATCGCTGCCGTCTTTGTCGTGGACGGGCAGATCGGGTTAACCTCTGCGGATGAGGAAATTGCTACCTGGTTACGGCAACAACCTGTGCCGGTCTTGCTGGCAGTTAACAAATGCGAATCCGTCGAACAGGGAGTAACCCAGGCGGCAGAGTTCTGGCAGTTGGGGCTGGGAGAGCCATACCCGATTTCGGGAATCCACGGGAATGGCACAGGAGAATTGTTGGATCAACTGATTACCTATTTACCCCCTGCCGAAGAGATTTCGGAAACGGAGGAGATCAGGGTCGCGATCGCAGGTCGTCCAAATGTGGGTAAATCGAGTTTACTCAATGCCTTTGTGGGTGAAACTCGCTCGATCGTCAGCCCCATTTCTGGTACCACCCGTGATGCGATCGACATGCTCGTTGAGCGAGATGGGCAAACCTACCGTCTGGTGGACACGGCTGGAATTCGCAAGAAAAAGAATGTTGAGTATGGACCAGAATTCTTTGGAATTAACCGTGCCTTCAAAGCCATTGATCGCTCGGATGTGGTGCTGCTGGTAATTGATGCCCTGGATGGGGTAACGGAACAGGATCAAAAACTGGCAGGGCGAATCGCAGACGAAGGGCGGGGTTGTGTGATTGTGGTCAACAAGTGGGATGCGGTCGAAAAGGATTCCTACACAATCTACGACTACGAGAAAATAATGCGCGATCGGCTCCACTTTTTCGATTGGGCAGAAGTCATCTTTATTAGCGCTAAAACCGGGCAACGGGTGGAAAAAATTCTGGATCTGGTTAATGTTGCAGCAGAACAGCACAAACGCCGGGTGACCACTTCCGTGATTAACGAAGTTTTGGAAGATGCGGCCCGCTGGCATTCTCCTCCCACAACCCGCCAGGGTCGCCAGGGTAAGATTTACTATGGCACCCAGGTCAGCAGCCGTCCTCCGACGATCGCACTATTTGTGAATGATCCCGCTTTGTTCAACGACAACTACCGGCGCTATGTCGAACGACAGTTTCGCCAATCCCTTGGTTTTGCCGGAACTCCGATTCGGCTCCTGTGGCGTGGTAAAAAAGTTCGGGATATGGAGCGAGGTAACGTCAACCGGGCAACGCGTGTCTAA